CTCTGCGATCTTTCTGCTCCGCTGGCCACACGAAGCACCACCTTGTAACCACAGACAGAACCCAGCTGCTCGTTTCTCTGCCAGGCTCATTAAACAGGGCTGTGACCTCCCAAGGGCTAATTGCATcctgccagaggaggtggagcaaaGGAGCCCAGGAGGACTGCCTGGTGTTGCAGCACTCGGCTTACCCAGGTAATTACACTGAATCCCGCAATGTccggggctggaagggacctcaaaagattctagtccagccccccctgccagagcagcatcgcCTCACCAGATGACACAGGAGGTTGGGTGTGCTGTGACTGTGCAGCGCTACAGATGGCTGCAGAGTGCATGGCTCACACTCAGTTTCTGATCTGCAGGTGAGCCACAGGATCCCaaggatcccaggatgtcaggggttggatgggacctccataaatcatcgagtccaaaccccctgccggagcaggaccgCAGACTCTAGCGCAGGAAGCCACCCGggcaggtctccagagaaggagactccacaacctctccaagGAGCCTGTGTGAGAGAGGAGCGCTGCCAGCACACAgtatccagcagcaccctcccTTTTGAGCAGCACCGACATGCAGAGCAACTGCTCGCTGGGCTCCAGCAGAGAAAGCCTGCAGGCCCTCTGCACAGCAGCGCCCGGCTCCTCGCCTGCGCTGcgctcccctgctgcctgccctctcaCCTCCTCCCACTACCAATTCTCCCTCAtcccagctctcttctccgtCTTCTTCCTCCTGGGCTCGGTTGGCAACGGCGTGGTGGTGGCGGTGCTCTGCCGCCACGGCGGCCCCAGAACGGTGGCCAACGTCTACATCTGCAACCTGGCCGTGGCGGACCTGCTGTGCCTCGCCACCCTTCCCTTCTGGGCCACCTACTACGCCCAGGGGTACAACTGGCTCTTCGGGTCCCTCGTGTGCAAGATCTGCAGCTCCGTGCTCTGCCTCAACATGTTTGCCAGCGTGTTCCTCATGGCCTGCATGAGCGTGGACCGCTACCGCGCCGTCGCCCACCCCATCCGCTGCCAGAGGCGCTCTCCGCGGCAGGCGTACTCCGTGGTGCTGGGCGTGTGGGCTCTCGCCTGCTTggcctccctccccacctttcaTTTCCGGGACACCCGCTACGTCGAGAGCTTGGGGGTCACGGCTTGCATCATGGCCTTCCCCCCAGAGGCTTATGCAAAGTGGTCtgccacaacagccctcctgAAAAACGCTCTGGGCTTCTGCATCCCGCTGGCCGTCATCAccacctgctgcctctgcatcaGGAGGCGCCTGCTGGCGGCGCAGAGCTTCGGGAAAAGCAGGCACAGGAGGGACAGAGTCCTCAAGCTGGTGGCTGCTGTCGTCGTAGCCTTCCTCATCTCCTGGCTGCCCTTCCACGTTCTAACCTTCCTGGATGCCTTGGCTCACCTGCAGGTcatcagcagctgccaggtgaCGGGGGCCATCGACGCGGCGCTGCCCTTCAGCCTCTGCATGGCCTTCTCCAACAGCTGCACCAACCCTCTCCTCTACTGCTTCATTGGCAACCAGTTCCAGGAGAGGCTCCACCACTTGCTTAAGCGGAGAGTTTCTCTGTTCAACAGCCACCAAGAGAGCTCTTCCTTGAGGAGAGGCAGCTGCCCCAGAGACGCTGAGACCCCCCCTGGGCAGGGAAGACGGCCCCAGGTCCTTGCTGTAAGCACTGGGGCATGATGTTTGGtgatggcagtggagttggcTGCCCCTCACTCCTGTTCTCTTGGGTTTAGTGCCTGGCTGTTTGCAGGGGAAGAAGATTTTCTCATCCATGGGGATTTATCCTTCTTTTCTGCAAGGAGTCTGACACAGAGTGAAGGTTCTGGCAAATAAACCTGTTGAAGGCTTTTGAAATGTGAGCTTGCACGTGGCTGAGATCAGGAGAGTGTAacagaaaggcaaaagaaagcaCAGGACATTGGGCTGATGGGGTAGGTGCTCAGCATCACCTCCTAAGCTGGTTGTAGAATCACGGAATGgaataggttggaagggacctagaagctcatccagctccaaccccacaCTGcaaacagggacacctcccactagaacaggtcactcaaggtgcaggtgttgatctgttggagggcagcagagccctgcagagggacctggccaggctggatgggtgggcagaggccaagaggatgagactgaacaaggccaagggcagggttctgcactttggccacaacaagcccaagcagcactacaggctggggccagagtggctaagagcaggcaggcagagagggagctggggatgctgggagagaggagctgcagaggaggcagcagtgcccaggtgggcagcagagccaatggcatcctgggctggctcaggagcagtgtgggcagcaggacaagggaggttcttgtgcccctgtgctcagcactgctcaggccacccctgcagtgctgtgtccagttctgggctcctccattgcagagagatgctgaggtgctggaaggtgtttggagaagggcagcaaggctggggaggggcctggagcacagccctgtgaggagaggctgagggagctgggggggtgcagcctgcagcagaggaggctcagggcagagctgattgctgcctgcagctgcctgcagggaggctgtagccaggtggggttgggctctgctgccaggcagccagcaccagaagaaggggacacagcctgaagctgtgccagggcaggtctaggctggatgttgttaggaagttgttgtcagagagagtgtttggcactggaatgggctgcccagggaggtggtggagtggccgtggctggaggtgttgcagccaagcctggctggggcactgagtgccatggtctggttggttgggcagggctgggtgctaggttggaggtaaggaggaagttgttgagcatgagagtggtgagagcctggaatgtgttgcccagggaggtggttgaggcctcatccctggagatgtttaaggccaggctggatgaggctgtgggcagcctgctctagggtagggtgtccctgcccatgtcaggggagctggaactggatgaccatAGGATCTTAGCaccatagactcaagcaggttggcagagagctccaagcccagcccagcacccagccctgtccaatcaaccagaccatggcactcagtgccccagccaggcttggctgcaacacctccagccacagccactccaccacctccctgggcagcccattccaatgccaatcactctctctgacaacaacttcctcctcacagccagcctagacctgccctggcacagcttcaggctgtgtccccttcttctggtgctggctgcctggcagcagagcccaaccccacctggctacagcctccctgcaggcagctgcaggcagcaatgagctctgccctgagcctcctctgctgcaggctgcacccccccagctccttgtggtcccttccaaccctgactgattctatgactctgaagTCTCCCGTGGGGGTCatattctgcagcagcagcaagccaagTGCCAGGGAGAGCTCTCTGCTGGCCAGCTCTGCCTTAGCCCTCTGCAGGGCCATGAGTCTGAGCAGTGTGGTGAAACCAACAGTCAAGAAAACCTCTGTCTGGAGAGGAAGCCGAGGTggaagtggggggtgggggcaggtcTGTGCCAAGccatttcctttatttttagACCCATTCGActaacttggagctctctgaaTTTATGGCCCCCGGCAGGAGCTTCCCCTGGGATTTGTGAGGAATTGCTAATGGGAATGTGTGGGTGGGGTTCACAGTTTCAGCatgttctgtttgtttgctttcaggcTCTCTCGGGCAAAGGTTTAAGGAGGCTTTTGGTGgttccttcttctttttaactCGCAAATTTAGAAGCTACGTTTTCCACTTTGAACATTTTGCTCACAGCTCCAAGCAACTCTgagagctgtgcagtgctgcagcctctctctgtcagaccccagctctgcctcccaccctggtcctttccaagccctgtGTTCTCTCAGGCACCCCTAGAGCACACTGCCAGCCCGACCAAGGCGAAGCCTTGCAGCTCCTTGGCAGGGACCTTGTGGCTGCTCAGTGCCTTGATCGCTCCCCAGGCACAGTGAGATACACTTGGGCTGGGTTTTGGCTGGGGCTGTTGCTTCTCTGCCCTGCCATGGTGCAGTCAAGCTCAGTGGGGGAGGAAGGCTGCTGTGGGAAGGCTGTCCTGTGATCAGCCAGGTGGAAAACCCATCCCAGGAAGGCttcaggcttggagcagagtggctggaaaacgacctgaaggtgttcatcaactgccagctgaagatgagccagggtgtgcccaggtgggcaagaagggcactcaggtcagcaatggtgtgggcagcagcagcaaggcaaggattggctcctgtgctcagcactggagaGGCCATGGCTTGAATCTAGGGTTCatttttgggtccctcacttctagaaggacactgaggggctggagcaggtctacaGAATGGCaataaagctggagaagggtctggagaacaaggttggggaggagcagctgagggagctggttgggggttagtgtggagaagaagaggttgaggggagacctcattgctgaaaggaggctgcagtgaggtgggggttgggctctgctccctaggaccAAGTGTTAGGAtgggagggaatggcctcaacttGCTTCAGTGGAGGTTTGCATTGGCACAAGAAGCCTCTTGACAGGGAAGGTTCTcaaaggctggaagaggctgcccagggaggtggctgagcccccatgcctggaggtgtttcccagaggcagagctgtggtgctgagtgccatgggtcagccccagccttggcagagctagaggggggttggcctgggtgaccttcaaaggcttttccaaccaaagtgattctgtggttgtatgAAATGCTGATAGTTTTGGGGTCAAAGCTGAGGGTGGTAGCAGAGTTTCTTGGAGAGGAGGACACCCTGGAGCACTCTGGGGCCTGCCCAggggctcctctcccagcagagggTCCAAGGGATGGTCTCCTGCAGGGGTCAGTTGCTCTCTGGCGTAGGTGCGGAGCAAATCCTCTTTGCAGCTTCCTTTTCTAGCCGTGGCTGATCCAGATTAAATCAACTGCAGACAGAGTCCCGGTCCAAACTGAGCCTCCTGTGTGTGCCCCTCAGCTCCTGACAGCCCCAGCTTCCAGTGGGAGGCAGAGAATgtttgtgcagcaggagctggcgcTGGGCAGCGAGCAGAGCCCTTTGCTTGTGTAAGATCTGCAAGAGGAACTGTTTGGTACAGCTtgttctgctggagagggcacacagcctggcccctgctggcACTCACACCTGTCTGCCTTCCCCACACCACCTTCTGGCCAGGGGTATCatggagtcagagaatcacccaggttagaagagagctccaagctcagcctgcccaacctagcacccagccctgcccagccaaccagaccatggcactaagtgcctcacccaggcatgcatgccatgggcaaggacacctcacactagatcagcttgcccagagccacatccagcctggcactggaaacatctagggatgaggcttccaccacctccctgggcaacctgtgccagtctctcagcaccctcatgctgaacaacttctccctaatcTCTAACCTCCATCTCCCcccctctagcttggatcctttctccccactcctaccactccctgacaccctaaaaggtccctccccagctttcttgtagccccctgcagatgctggaaggccacaagaaggtctccttggagccttctcttctccaaactgaacaaccccaactttcccagcctgtcctgataGGAGTTGAAGCCCTCTGACCTTCCTGgtggcccatccctggacacaggcTTTTCATCTCCCATCACTCTGAGACCAGCACATTCCTTTTCACAGGCACCAGGGCAGAAACCTAACCCCACTCCAGCAGTGGAGGACATcaggttcacaggctcacaggatgttaggagttggaaggagatcatccagtccaaccccctgccagagcaagaccacacaggctagctcagggcacacaggagcacatccagacaggactgggaaggagactccacaacctctctgggcagcctgtgccagggctctgggacccttccaggcaagaagttcccccttgtgttgggcTGGAACCTGATGTGCTGCAATTGGAACCTCTTTGGCTGCCTTGAGCAAGCAGAGCTGATGGAAGGTGCCCCTgggtggcgggggggggggaggatgcaACCAGATGatgtctgaggtcccttccgactcAAACAAATCTCTGAGTGTCCTTGGTGAGTGCTGTGTGGGTAAATCACTGCCCAAGGGCaaggcaagctgcagagccccagttcTGTGTTCTGAGTTCCACTCAGCACGCTCCGGTGAGCTGGTTTGCAATCCTCCTCTTCAGACCCTCCCGGAGGAACCGCTGGAGCTTTACTTAGCTTTTTGCTTGCTTGGGTTCTGGTTggtttctcttttccccctttcggTGCAGCCCTCTGTTGAAGGAGTGGCACATCAGAGCTTCTCTGACAGAAGGAAGAGGCCATCTAGTGCTGAGgcgcaggctgctgcagtggaggGGTGGAGAGAGCCACTCAGGCTTGGCTGGGCTTCAATAAAGGAGGCAAAGGGATGGGCACTGGGAGTCAGGTTGCAATCAGCCACGCTTCAAGGGGTTCAGCCTGGCTGTTCCACTGCCTGTCCTACACAGGACTGAGACTGGGcaggctggaagctgctgctggttcagTGTATAGAGTcagaacaacttgaggctgtgtccccttcttctgctgctggctgcctggcagcagagcccaaccccacctggctacagcctccctgcaggcagctgcaggcagcaatgagctctgccc
This genomic window from Pogoniulus pusillus isolate bPogPus1 chromosome 19, bPogPus1.pri, whole genome shotgun sequence contains:
- the AGTR2 gene encoding type-2 angiotensin II receptor; this translates as MQSNCSLGSSRESLQALCTAAPGSSPALRSPAACPLTSSHYQFSLIPALFSVFFLLGSVGNGVVVAVLCRHGGPRTVANVYICNLAVADLLCLATLPFWATYYAQGYNWLFGSLVCKICSSVLCLNMFASVFLMACMSVDRYRAVAHPIRCQRRSPRQAYSVVLGVWALACLASLPTFHFRDTRYVESLGVTACIMAFPPEAYAKWSATTALLKNALGFCIPLAVITTCCLCIRRRLLAAQSFGKSRHRRDRVLKLVAAVVVAFLISWLPFHVLTFLDALAHLQVISSCQVTGAIDAALPFSLCMAFSNSCTNPLLYCFIGNQFQERLHHLLKRRVSLFNSHQESSSLRRGSCPRDAETPPGQGRRPQVLAVSTGA